A part of Parvimonas micra genomic DNA contains:
- a CDS encoding class I SAM-dependent methyltransferase, which produces MGKIEMQEKIKPVLNGTAETMLQSFYARAEYSQRKKHKFYDAKAVELVNKIDYDFSTAAKDRTMSSGVIARTLVFDELVKEFIGRNPTATIVNIACGLDTRFYRVDNGTITWYNLDLPDVINLRDQIFLESGRVSSISASALDPNWFKEVKNRENVLFIIEGLSMYLTAEENAKILSIIHKNFDTATVIMECIAKMWVKREGVEKSIQQTGARFVFGADSFDDIKNIAQGFHKIKDDNILRGMRVLMPTLKLIDWLPIARKITQKILVFSKD; this is translated from the coding sequence TTGGGGAAAATAGAAATGCAAGAGAAAATAAAACCTGTTTTGAACGGCACTGCAGAAACTATGCTTCAAAGTTTTTATGCACGTGCAGAGTATTCACAGAGAAAGAAGCATAAATTCTATGATGCAAAAGCAGTAGAACTTGTAAATAAGATTGATTATGACTTTTCAACTGCAGCAAAAGATCGTACCATGAGTAGTGGTGTAATCGCACGCACACTCGTCTTTGACGAACTGGTCAAAGAATTTATTGGGCGAAACCCGACTGCTACAATAGTGAACATTGCCTGTGGACTGGACACAAGATTTTATCGTGTGGATAATGGTACTATCACTTGGTATAATCTGGATCTGCCTGATGTTATAAATCTCAGAGATCAGATTTTTTTAGAAAGCGGGAGAGTTTCATCTATCAGTGCGTCTGCTTTAGATCCAAATTGGTTCAAGGAAGTAAAAAACAGAGAGAATGTACTTTTTATTATAGAAGGACTGTCCATGTATCTCACTGCTGAAGAAAATGCCAAGATACTTTCTATCATTCATAAAAACTTTGACACCGCTACGGTCATAATGGAATGTATTGCAAAGATGTGGGTAAAACGAGAAGGGGTTGAAAAATCCATTCAGCAAACCGGAGCCAGATTCGTTTTCGGTGCAGACAGCTTTGATGATATAAAGAATATTGCTCAGGGGTTTCATAAGATTAAAGATGACAACATATTACGTGGTATGCGTGTTCTTATGCCTACATTAAAGCTAATCGACTGGCTTCCGATTGCGAGGAAGATCACGCAGAAGATTCTTGTTTTTAGTAAAGATTAA
- a CDS encoding transposon-encoded TnpW family protein has translation MKEEKREIQAPPNKQLIMDIGKTKYTVNLHFKQGTGETYKDKILKLIKRETEKI, from the coding sequence ATGAAAGAAGAAAAAAGAGAAATACAAGCACCACCCAATAAACAGTTAATAATGGATATTGGAAAGACAAAATATACTGTAAACCTACATTTCAAACAAGGTACAGGAGAAACATACAAGGATAAAATACTGAAGTTAATCAAGAGAGAAACAGAAAAGATATAA
- a CDS encoding protein-ADP-ribose hydrolase → MNRNKEQMLDFLVKAFIADSDNYKNMEIPEDETQKKVILRSLMNIRMPRKMDDEVLKVQDEYLKLCAEEKEIVELKDIPIIKDVFSIWQGDITRLKVDAIVNAANSIMLGCWAPMHLCIDNQIHTFAGIQLRAECNEKMQELKKKYGQDYEQPTAVPMLTGAYNLPSKKVIHIVGPIVYDELTSKLEKELADCYEKTLDMCLENGLKTVAFCCISTGEFRFPKERAAEIAIDTTKKWVLEHPLAMDRIIFNVFKDEDKKYYEKMI, encoded by the coding sequence ATGAATAGAAATAAAGAACAAATGTTGGATTTTTTAGTAAAAGCATTTATAGCTGATTCGGATAATTATAAAAATATGGAAATTCCTGAAGATGAAACTCAAAAAAAGGTTATTTTACGTTCTCTTATGAATATCCGTATGCCTAGAAAGATGGATGATGAAGTTTTAAAAGTTCAAGATGAATATTTAAAACTTTGCGCTGAAGAAAAGGAAATTGTAGAGCTTAAGGATATTCCAATTATTAAAGATGTTTTTTCCATTTGGCAAGGAGATATTACAAGACTTAAGGTTGATGCAATAGTTAATGCAGCGAATTCAATAATGCTTGGCTGTTGGGCTCCAATGCATCTATGTATTGACAATCAAATACATACTTTTGCAGGAATACAACTAAGGGCAGAATGTAACGAAAAAATGCAGGAACTTAAGAAAAAATATGGTCAAGATTATGAACAGCCTACTGCTGTTCCGATGCTTACAGGTGCCTATAATCTGCCTTCAAAAAAAGTAATTCATATAGTTGGACCTATTGTGTATGATGAGCTTACTTCAAAATTAGAAAAAGAATTAGCTGACTGTTACGAAAAAACTTTGGATATGTGTTTGGAAAATGGTCTTAAAACTGTAGCATTTTGTTGTATATCAACAGGAGAATTTCGTTTTCCAAAAGAAAGAGCAGCAGAGATTGCAATTGATACAACTAAAAAGTGGGTTTTAGAACACCCTTTAGCTATGGATAGGATTATTTTTAATGTTTTCAAAGACGAAGATAAAAAATATTATGAAAAAATGATATAA